The Flavobacterium sp. HJ-32-4 genome contains a region encoding:
- a CDS encoding polysaccharide biosynthesis/export family protein yields the protein MKYRALFLLVFFAGMMTSCIPNEDLIYLQKKQEADNMGVHEVPSKPYRLQTSDNLYIAIKSLDPQFVAMFNSTESAAATAISQEGLYFNGYAVDDHGNIRIPILGELNVLGFTVDEVRKRIEDRLLETYFTKDANIFVTVKLTGFRFTVNGEVNVPGTKTLFQEKVNVLEAIANAGDIPTTGDRKHVSIIRKLPHGTEMYEIDLTDKASLSSPYFELQPNDYVYVKPLKQKSWGTGRTGIESISTVVMLLSLATTGLILLRNN from the coding sequence ATGAAGTATCGCGCGCTGTTTCTGTTGGTTTTTTTTGCAGGGATGATGACTTCCTGCATTCCCAACGAGGATTTGATTTACCTGCAGAAAAAACAGGAAGCGGACAATATGGGCGTACATGAAGTACCTTCCAAACCTTACCGACTGCAGACGAGTGACAACCTGTATATCGCCATTAAGTCATTAGATCCGCAGTTTGTGGCCATGTTCAACAGCACTGAGAGCGCGGCTGCCACGGCCATTAGCCAGGAAGGACTGTACTTCAACGGGTACGCCGTAGATGATCACGGTAACATCCGGATTCCGATTTTGGGTGAACTGAATGTGCTGGGATTTACTGTTGATGAGGTTCGAAAGCGAATAGAAGATCGTTTGTTGGAGACCTATTTCACGAAGGATGCCAATATTTTTGTTACGGTTAAGCTGACGGGCTTCCGGTTTACGGTGAACGGCGAGGTGAACGTGCCCGGAACTAAGACGTTGTTCCAGGAAAAGGTGAACGTTCTTGAGGCCATAGCGAACGCAGGTGATATCCCGACTACCGGAGATCGCAAGCACGTATCCATCATTCGGAAGTTGCCTCACGGCACCGAGATGTACGAAATCGATCTGACGGATAAGGCCTCTCTGTCGTCTCCTTATTTCGAATTACAGCCCAATGATTATGTGTATGTTAAGCCTTTAAAACAAAAGTCCTGGGGAACGGGTCGCACCGGTATAGAATCGATTTCTACGGTGGTTATGTTGTTGTCTTTGGCGACAACCGGACTCATTTTACTACGGAATAACTAG